In one window of Gemmatimonadota bacterium DNA:
- a CDS encoding protein kinase: protein MKVCTTCAAEYGDDQLFCQRDGTPLRKSGAAGDLLGQVIAERYHITKKLGEGGMGQVYLAEHVKMGRRCAIKIMMPGTMSDPDAISRFNREAANASRISHPNVCAIYDFGETPDGLIYLAMEFIEGKSLSGLMEDAGILPLARASAIVTQTAEALQVAHDLGIVHRDLKPDNIMVITARDKDTVKVVDFGIAKAIGGDDGKAQKVTKTGFVVGTPEYMSPEQLAGDGVDGRSDLYSLGLVFYKMLTGASPFPADSQQETMIKRLTDDPLPLAVARPDVRFPAEVQRVIDRALARNPDQRYRTAGELAREVKALATHSMGAVDVEAGTQVVKPEDLKAAVPATRVDPAAGRAPKAAPPTQVAGSRAPSAPPAKAGLPMVPIAVAAAVIVLGGGGFLFKDALLGGGSDSTGTGDSIHQPVAADTGRPAGTDPGPVTQLSNPDTAKPVEPGNVRPAGGRTTPGTTPGTTPGGTSNPGASDPPRATVVLPDVEDIFDPALRDAARQKAEAIYRRRDVTDSVRAAAANMVAAAYQQDEKYADALTWANRSNDLRPSEQTQGLINRLKQLLGN from the coding sequence ATGAAGGTCTGCACCACCTGCGCCGCCGAGTACGGCGACGACCAGCTCTTCTGCCAGCGGGACGGCACGCCGCTCCGGAAGTCGGGGGCGGCGGGCGACCTGCTGGGCCAGGTGATCGCCGAGCGGTACCACATCACGAAGAAGCTGGGCGAGGGCGGCATGGGCCAGGTGTACCTGGCCGAGCACGTGAAGATGGGCCGCCGCTGCGCCATCAAGATCATGATGCCGGGCACGATGAGCGACCCGGACGCCATCAGCCGCTTCAACCGCGAGGCGGCCAACGCGAGCCGGATCAGCCACCCCAACGTCTGCGCCATCTACGACTTCGGCGAGACGCCGGACGGGCTCATCTACCTGGCCATGGAGTTCATCGAGGGCAAGAGCCTGAGCGGGCTCATGGAAGACGCCGGGATCCTGCCGCTGGCACGGGCGTCGGCCATCGTGACCCAGACGGCGGAGGCGCTGCAGGTAGCCCACGACCTGGGCATCGTGCACCGCGACCTCAAGCCCGACAACATCATGGTGATCACCGCCCGCGACAAGGACACCGTCAAGGTGGTGGACTTCGGGATCGCCAAGGCCATCGGGGGCGACGACGGCAAGGCGCAGAAGGTCACCAAGACGGGCTTCGTGGTGGGCACCCCGGAGTACATGAGCCCGGAGCAGCTGGCGGGGGACGGCGTCGACGGCCGGAGCGACCTCTACTCCCTGGGCCTGGTCTTCTACAAGATGCTGACGGGGGCGAGCCCCTTCCCCGCCGACAGCCAGCAGGAGACCATGATCAAGCGCCTGACCGACGACCCGCTGCCGCTGGCGGTGGCGCGTCCGGACGTGCGCTTCCCGGCGGAGGTGCAGCGGGTGATCGACCGGGCGCTGGCCCGCAATCCCGACCAGCGCTACCGCACCGCCGGCGAACTGGCCCGCGAGGTGAAGGCCCTCGCCACCCACTCGATGGGCGCGGTGGACGTCGAGGCCGGGACCCAGGTGGTCAAGCCGGAGGACCTCAAGGCCGCCGTCCCCGCCACCCGCGTCGACCCCGCGGCGGGGCGCGCGCCCAAGGCCGCGCCGCCGACCCAGGTGGCCGGGTCCCGCGCCCCGAGCGCCCCGCCGGCCAAGGCGGGCCTGCCGATGGTGCCGATCGCGGTGGCGGCGGCGGTGATCGTGCTGGGCGGGGGCGGGTTCCTGTTCAAGGACGCGCTGCTGGGCGGCGGGTCGGACAGCACGGGCACCGGCGACAGCATTCATCAGCCCGTCGCGGCGGATACCGGCAGGCCGGCGGGCACCGACCCCGGTCCGGTCACCCAGTTGAGCAACCCCGACACCGCGAAACCGGTGGAACCCGGCAACGTCAGGCCCGCGGGCGGGCGGACCACGCCCGGCACCACGCCCGGCACCACGCCGGGCGGCACCTCGAACCCCGGCGCGTCCGATCCACCACGCGCGACGGTGGTCCTCCCCGACGTCGAGGACATCTTCGACCCCGCGCTCCGGGACGCCGCCCGCCAGAAGGCGGAGGCGATCTACCGCCGGCGCGACGTCACCGATTCCGTCCGCGCCGCCGCGGCGAACATGGTGGCCGCGGCGTACCAGCAGGATGAGAAGTACGCCGACGCGCTGACCTGGGCCAACCGGTCGAACGATCTGCGCCCGAGCGAGCAGACGCAGGGGCTCATCAATCGTCTCAAGCAGCTGCTGGGGAACTGA